The proteins below are encoded in one region of Pacificitalea manganoxidans:
- a CDS encoding BRCT domain-containing protein, which yields MKSAKELELLELVRKLAAAETSSEMDLLRFRTCILDLISSREATVLLAPDLIAEIADPLQAESTNAWKPAVTRTLNAIAEWDTAVSSSRGAAPLPVCTPPPAIKLDGKSFAFTGTFLFGSELYCEMAVVEGGGTVSPLSPYTDFLVIGEYVGADWAKSKSALTIQKAVFFRDAGFDIKIVTEAAWIDALSE from the coding sequence ATGAAAAGTGCGAAAGAACTGGAGCTTCTCGAACTGGTGCGAAAGCTTGCCGCTGCGGAAACCTCATCGGAAATGGATCTGTTACGGTTTCGCACGTGCATCTTGGATCTTATCAGCTCCAGGGAAGCCACTGTCCTCCTCGCGCCTGACCTCATTGCTGAGATCGCCGACCCACTGCAGGCGGAAAGCACCAACGCTTGGAAGCCCGCCGTAACTCGGACGCTGAACGCGATCGCAGAGTGGGATACAGCCGTGAGCAGCAGCCGTGGAGCTGCTCCTCTCCCAGTCTGCACCCCGCCGCCAGCGATCAAGCTCGATGGGAAGTCGTTCGCGTTTACAGGCACTTTCCTGTTCGGGTCAGAACTGTACTGTGAAATGGCCGTAGTAGAGGGTGGAGGTACGGTAAGCCCACTCTCACCGTACACAGATTTTCTCGTGATCGGTGAGTACGTTGGCGCAGATTGGGCTAAGAGCAAGTCTGCCTTAACCATCCAGAAAGCCGTATTTTTTCGAGATGCAGGCTTTGACATAAAAATCGTTACGGAAGCAGCGTGGATAGACGCTCTCTCTGAATAG
- a CDS encoding helix-turn-helix domain-containing protein — protein sequence MSHTATKWITDIAPETLTHGEFQILFHLCDFHNPSMGCFPSQKYLRDVTGMSNGGLNKALAALEEKRLIRRERKHDAVLKQRLATRYLLGFEIDPTQEPTPLSGDGAIS from the coding sequence ATGAGCCACACAGCCACCAAATGGATCACTGATATCGCGCCCGAAACTCTGACCCATGGTGAGTTTCAGATCCTGTTTCATCTGTGCGATTTCCATAACCCGAGCATGGGGTGTTTCCCATCGCAGAAGTATCTGCGCGACGTCACCGGCATGTCCAATGGGGGCCTGAACAAAGCGCTGGCCGCGCTCGAGGAAAAGCGCCTGATCCGGCGGGAGCGCAAGCACGACGCGGTGCTCAAACAGCGCCTCGCGACACGCTACCTTTTGGGGTTCGAGATCGACCCCACACAAGAGCCAACTCCACTAAGTGGAGATGGAGCCATCTCATGA